The sequence below is a genomic window from Brevibacillus agri.
TCATTTCTAATCCTTCCTTTCTGTGAAGTTCGTGTTATTATTCCATATTTACTCGAGACATATGTAGGAAAGATTTCGCGAAGGAAGGTCATAAAAAAGCCCATTCCTGTTGGTCATAGCCCCGTCAAGTAGACACTAAAAAAAGACGCTATCTTAAGCGGCGATCGATTCCCGGTATTGGACTGGGGAGAGGTCGCCGAGTTTTTTCTGGAACCGTTCTGTATTGTAGAATTCGATGTATTCAGCGATCAGTTTGCGAGCGTGAGCTATATCTCTTGGTTTCTCCAGATACAACTTTTCCGTCTTCAGGTGTGAAAAAAACGATTCAACACAAGCGTTGTCGAAGCAGTTCCCCCGTCTGGAATGGCTTCCGGTTAGCCCTTGTTCTTGCAACAGATTTGCGTATGTCTTGGTAGTGTACTGGAATCCTTGGTCGGAGTGCAGGATCGCATCTCCATTACCCAGTTGCTTCACCGTAGACAGCACAAGATCAAGATCGTTTCTCTCCGACACTTCCCAAGCAACCGTTTCGTTATTATACAGATCCAGGACCACGGACAGATAAATGAAGTCATCGACGACTCGAATATAGGTAATATCGGTTACATATTTCTTTCTAGCCTCGTCCGCAGCGAACTGGCGATTAAGGACATTGTTGAACACGATGGAGGGCTTGCGGCCGGCAAATGGACGCTTTTTGCGGATCACTGAGCGGATGCCCAATTCTCGCATCAGTCGGCGAACTTTCTTCGTATTTACTTGTAGTCCCTCTTTGCGTAGAGCCGTGCGCATTCGTTTATACCCAAAGTATGGGCGAATGCGGTGAATTGCCAGTATATGTTCCTTTAGGTCGGCATCCTGCTCCACACGTACCTTACGAACCTTCTCCGTCGCCTTCCACTTGTAGTAGCCCGCCCGGGAGACCTCCGCTATTTCGCATAGCATGACCACAGCGTACTTGCGACTCATTTCTTCGATCGTCCTAAACCGGGTTTGCTTATCCAACTTCCCTCCCCGTGTAGATTTGGATTGAGCTTTTTTAGGTATTCGACCTGCGCTTTCAAGTAGTTGTTCTCTTCCTCTAGACTGCTGAAATACTTCTTGATCCATCGCCCTCTATAGTCTTCAAACGTTTCACCGTTTTGCCGTTTCTGTACCCACTCCCGAATCTGCGTCTTACTTTTAATGCCTAATTTCTCCATTATCATTGGGTAGCTCCAATGCTCCTCAACCCGCAAACGTACTGCTTCGCTCTTCGTTGCTTCGTCATATTGCTGCTGTTTTTGCCCTTTACGTAGCGGCATAAGAAAATCCCCTCCGGTCAACAGTGTTGATCTCATCATACCATGAGGTCTTTTTTCACTGTCTACCATGAGGGGATAATACCATGTGGAATGGGCTTTTAATATTTACTTGCTTACCTCAGTACCTGACGGAGCATAAATATAGTAATTTCCTTGTGTATCGTAGCTATTTAGAGTTTCCCATACTAGGTTATAGTCACCTAGTTTAACATTCGTGAATGTAATAGTGTATGGATTCTTATCACCTTTCACATCTGTTGTTGCAAGCACTGTCCCACTTGAATTTTCTAGTGTCCATCGAGTCGAAGCTTGTTCTCCAGTATGTATTCCTTGCTGAACCAACCGAACGGAAATTGTCCCGGCTTCACCCATTGAGATGTTATGATTGTAATACCCAGGCCATCCTCCACCTTGACGGAGAATAAAAGGGCCTGCTGTTACACCAGCCGCAGCAGCCAACTGAGATATTGTAGTAGGATCTGAGGAAACTTTTACTCCCACTCTTTCCTGGCTTTGTTGGTCAGACTGTTTCGAATTTGATTCAGCAAAAGCTGGAGTAAAGATACTCATCGTGGCCAGCATAGTAGCGAACGCACAAACAGCAAATCTTTTTTTCACAATATCCCCTCCGTTTGAATTTATGGAAATATTTACAAATACCATTCTACCATCTGATTTACCTATGTAAATAGAATGATATGAAATATATGATAATTTGGTAAAAAGGAACTAATTTTCTATAAAAGGGGTACCGCCAACAAAGTGCGGATTTTGTACGCTAAGCCCTGTTTGATAGATAAAACGCCGGAATCCTGTACGCTAAGGAAAACCGGCTTATTCGTTACTTTTTCTTTTTCAATTCCTCAATCTGATGCTCATATTCTTTTTCCTGCTTTTTTAAATCTTCCTCATGTTCCTTTCTGATCTGCTCGATCCGTTCATAAAGAGCTTGAATTTTAGTTGTAGATTCTTCATTTGCTTTTTGAAGCCTGTCCTGGAACTCCGTACGGAGATGTAATAGCTCACGCTCTTTTTCAACGTCTTTCTTTTCGACGATGCGTTCAAGTTCAGCTTGATGACGTTCCTGTGCTTGACGAAGTACTTCTTTCCGGATTTCTTCCATACTTTGAAGATTTTCTTTTTCCTTATTCAGTTCCTCTTGGAGTTTGGCGATTTGATGTGTTAACCGGTCAACTTGATCCTTATAAGATTTACTTTCCTCGTATCCCTGACGAAAATCGTTTACAAGACCGGTTAACGTATCGTTTTTCTCTTTGTACTCCTGGATCAACAGCTTGTTATTCTCGCTAGATTCTTCCATCTGTCGTACAAGACGCTCAGCTTCTTCTTTCATTTGTTTGAATCGATCTACTTCCTCGGCAGCAGCTTGTAGCTGCTTTTTTAAATCACTGATCTCAAACTGACATTCCTCAATCATTAGATTCTTAGATTCTTTCAGTTCCTCAGCCTTACGATGGATCTCTTCTTTTTCAAACGAGGAGCCATTCCTGTAATGAAGAAATTTGAGCTTTGAAAGAAAAAAGCGCCTCCTGTATGCTGGGTCTTGGAATGGTCACATTCACACTGCCCTAATGAAAAGGAGGACGCTCTACATGAAGTATAAGCTGAAACAGAAACAGAATCAACGGATTACACGAATTACCGAAAAAACACTGGTTGTTGGCGCGGACATCGCCAAAAAGATTCATGTAGCTCGAGCCGTGGATTTCCGAGGCATTGAGCTTGGGAAAGAATGTGTGTTCCACAACGATCAGGAGGGGCTAACGAAACTGGCTGCGTGGATGAAGGAGCTTGGCCGGATACATGAGAAAACCGACATCGTATTTGGCATCGAGCCTACCGGACACTACTGGTTCCCGTTAGCGGCATTTTTGAAGGAGCAAGACATCAGGGGCGTCGTCGTGAATCCGCACCATGTGAACAAGAGCAAAGAACTTGAGGACAACTCGCAGACCAAGAGCGACTACAAGGATGCGAAGGTCATTGCCGACCTGATTCGGAGCGGGAAATATTCAGAGCCCAATTTGCCGACCAAGGAATATGCAGAGCTACGCATTCTGATGAATTTTCGGGAGAAGGTCATGGTGAGCTTGAATCAAGTGAAAGCTCGGATTACAAACTGGTTTGACCGCTACTTTCCGGAGTATCCACAAGTGTTTAAGGACTGGGAAGGCAAGGCATCACTGATGACCATGCGCCAGTTTCCCACTCCAGAGGAGATTGTCTCGATAGGCGCCAGAGGCGTTCTCACACATTGGAAGACGGAAATCAAGCGTGGGGTGGGCATCAAGAGAGCGGAGCAGCTCTATGCTGCCGCTACGGTCTCTATCGGGCTTACCGAGGGGCTGACAGCTGCCCGAATCGAGCTTGCCGCCTTGCTG
It includes:
- a CDS encoding IS3 family transposase (programmed frameshift) — protein: MPLRKGQKQQQYDEATKSEAVRLRVEEHWSYPMIMEKLGIKSKTQIREWVQKRQNGETFEDYRGRWIKKYFSSLEEENNYLKAQVELPKKAQSKSTRGGKLDKQTRFRTIEEMSRKYAVVMLCEIAEVSRAGYYKWKATEKVRKVRVEQDADLKEHILAIHRIRPYFGYKRMRTALRKEGLQVNTKKVRRLMRELGIRSVIRKKRPFAGRKPSIVFNNVLNRQFAADEARKKYVTDITYIRVVDDFIYLSVVLDLYNNETVAWEVSERNDLDLVLSTVKQLGNGDAILHSDQGFQYTTKTYANLLQEQGLTGSHSRRGNCFDNACVESFFSHLKTEKLYLEKPRDIAHARKLIAEYIEFYNTERFQKKLGDLSPVQYRESIAA
- a CDS encoding IS110 family transposase, with protein sequence MKQKQNQRITRITEKTLVVGADIAKKIHVARAVDFRGIELGKECVFHNDQEGLTKLAAWMKELGRIHEKTDIVFGIEPTGHYWFPLAAFLKEQDIRGVVVNPHHVNKSKELEDNSQTKSDYKDAKVIADLIRSGKYSEPNLPTKEYAELRILMNFREKVMVSLNQVKARITNWFDRYFPEYPQVFKDWEGKASLMTMRQFPTPEEIVSIGARGVLTHWKTEIKRGVGIKRAEQLYAAATVSIGLTEGLTAARIELAALLQQYDLYCKQEESIMTEVLQILEKIPGTKQMLSIPGIGILTVAGFLAEVGDLNNYDHGQQIIRLAGLNLTENSSGKRKGKTGISKRGRSRLRGILFRCMLPMVAKNKEFKALHEYYTTRSQNPLKKKQSIIALCGKLVRVLYALGTKQKEYNANEVLGPIRQAQLQQSAA